From Zingiber officinale cultivar Zhangliang chromosome 5B, Zo_v1.1, whole genome shotgun sequence, the proteins below share one genomic window:
- the LOC121985178 gene encoding protein HOTHEAD-like, which produces MDLESQRKLISVVAAAIIIFFFRFNCFCYAQNSPAFDFVKHAADAPRVSYHDYIIVGGGTAGCPLAATLSERFDVLVLERGGSPYGNPNVSNLASLVENLAYLTPTSPAQRFVSEDGVINRRARCLGGGTCINGGFYSRASLREVMDMQLNPKLADQSFQWVERELVFWPQLTEWTSAFRAGLLEAGVTPDNGFTYEHLDGAKVGGTTFDPTGHRHTAADLLKYADPARITVLLRATAQGILFRNVTGQHKNPQAYGVVYKDEAGNIHEARLKDFSAGEIILSAGALGSPQLLMLSGVGPADHLKSFGIEVVLDQPMVGHGIADNPSNILAAPSPEPLTISAAQVVGIQPGYYMESLTGFLVAALLGDSSFQGGVVAEKLAKPLSRGYLRLKNLDAEDNPSVTYNYFTEPEDLRTCVEGLQTVMRVIDTQALSEFRYPNQTVEYLLALTASLVVNNRARSAQDATSLEQYCKDLVLTLSHFHGGCEVGKVVDHEYRVIGVGGLRVIDGSTFSFSPGTNPQATLMMLGRYMGVLIGNGGVEPSD; this is translated from the exons ATGGATTTGGAAAGTCAAAGAAAGCTCATTTCTGTGGTTGCTGCTGCAATTATTATCTTCTTCTTCCGCTTCAATTGCTTCTGCTATGCTCAGAACT CGCCCGCGTTCGACTTCGTGAAGCATGCGGCAGATGCTCCGCGGGTGTCGTACCACGACTACATCATCGTCGGCGGCGGGACAGCTGGTTGCCCCTTGGCCGCCACCCTCTCGGAGAGGTTCGATGTGCTGGTGCTGGAAAGAGGCGGATCGCCTTACGGGAATCCCAACGTTTCCAACCTCGCTTCTTTGGTCGAGAACCTTGCCTACCTCACCCCGACCTCGCCGGCGCAGCGTTTCGTCTCCGAGGATGGAGTCATCAATAGACGAGCTCGCTGCCTTGGCGGCGGCACCTGCATCAACGGCGGCTTCTACTCGCGCGCCAGTCTCCGGGAGGTGATGGATATGCAATTGAATCCGAAGTTGGCCGACCAGTCGTTCCAGTGGGTGGAGCGAGAGTTGGTTTTCTGGCCTCAGCTGACGGAGTGGACTTCAGCCTTCAGGGCAGGGCTTCTGGAGGCTGGAGTTACCCCTGATAACGGCTTCACCTACGAGCACTTGGACGGCGCCAAGGTCGGGGGGACCACGTTCGACCCAACCGGCCATCGCCACACCGCCGCCGATCTGCTCAAGTACGCCGACCCTGCCAGGATCACCGTGCTCTTGCGCGCCACGGCGCAAGGGATCTTGTTCAGGAACGTTACTGGCCAGCATAAGAACCCGCAGGCGTACGGCGTGGTGTACAAGGACGAAGCCGGCAACATCCACGAGGCCCGCCTCAAGGACTTCTCCGCAGGAGAAATCATACTGTCAGCCGGTGCTCTCGGTAGCCCGCAGTTACTCATGTTGAGCGGCGTCGGCCCCGCGGACCACCTCAAGTCCTTCGGCATCGAGGTGGTCCTGGACCAGCCGATGGTCGGCCATGGAATTGCTGACAACCCATCGAACATCTTGGCCGCGCCTTCGCCGGAGCCACTGACAATCAGTGCGGCTCAAGTCGTCGGAATCCAGCCGGGCTACTACATGGAGTCCTTGACGGGCTTCTTGGTTGCAGCGCTTTTGGGAGACAGCTCCTTCCAAGGCGGCGTAGTAGCTGAGAAATTAGCGAAGCCTCTCTCCCGAGGATATCTTCGTCTTAAGAATCTCGACGCAGAGGACAATCCATCAGTAACCTACAACTACTTCACAGAGCCTGAGGATCTTAGAACATGCGTGGAGGGATTGCAGACGGTCATGAGAGTGATCGATACCCAAGCGTTGTCCGAATTCAGATACCCGAATCAAACGGTGGAGTACTTGTTGGCTCTCACCGCAAGCTTAGTCGTCAATAACAGAGCAAGAAGTGCGCAGGACGCCACTTCGCTGGAGCAATACTGCAAGGACCTCGTGCTAACCCTTAGCCATTTCCACGGCGGGTGCGAAGTAGGGAAGGTGGTCGACCATGAGTACAGAGTGATCGGCGTGGGCGGGCTCAGGGTGATTGATGGATCCACTTTCAGTTTCTCCCCAGGAACTAATCCTCAAGCTACTCTCATGATGTTGGGCAG GTACATGGGAGTTCTGATAGGAAATGGTGGTGTTGAACCAAGTGACTGA
- the LOC121985179 gene encoding protein argonaute 1A-like: protein MRSGLMLFLLPRFGRSSIREQWVDKVEWRQGSLLEILMTFVVVQKRNHTRLFANTHGDHRFVDKSGNILPGTVVDSKICHPTEFDFYLCSHASIQVTHLTT from the exons ATGCGCTCAGGATTGATGCTTTTTTTATTACCCAGGTTTGGAAGATCATCAATACGTGAACAATGGGTTGATAAAGTTGAGTGGCGCCAAG GAAGCCTTCTTGAAATTCTGATGACTTTTGTGGTAGTCCAAAAACGTAATCACACTAGACTGTTTGCTAACACTCACGGTGACCACCGATTTGTTGATAAGAGTGGAAACATATTGCCTG GGACTGTTGTCGATTCTAAGATATGTCATCCTACTGAATTTGACTTTTACTTGTGCAGCCATGCAAGCATTCAAGTAACTCATCTCACAACTTAA